The Chelatococcus sp. HY11 genome includes a window with the following:
- the atpA gene encoding F0F1 ATP synthase subunit alpha — protein sequence MDIRAAEISAILKEQIKNFGQEAEVTEVGQVLSVGDGIARCYGLDNVQAGEMVEFESGVRGMALNLETDNVGVVIFGSDREIAEGQTVKRTGAIVDVPVGKGLLGRVVDALGNPIDGKGPIVSSERRQVDVKAPGIIPRKSVHEPMATGLKAIDALIPIGRGQRELIIGDRQTGKTAVALDTILNQKSLNVAGADEQQKLYCVYVAIGQKRSTVAQFVKVLEEQGALEYSIVVAATASDPAPMQFLAPFAGCAMGEFFRDNGMHAVIIYDDLSKQAVAYRQMSLLLRRPPGREAYPGDVFYLHSRLLERAAKMSDASGKGSLTALPVIETQANDVSAYIPTNVISITDGQIFLETDLFYQGIRPAVNVGLSVSRVGSSAQTKAMKKVAGKIKGELAQYREMAAFAQFGSDLDATTQRLLNRGARLTELLKQGQFSPLTMEEQVVVIYAGVNGYLDPLPVNRVRGFEEALLGAVRTKHPEILEAIRTSRDLSDDTAGKLKAAVEDVAKTFA from the coding sequence ATGGACATCCGCGCCGCGGAAATTTCCGCAATCCTCAAAGAGCAAATCAAGAACTTCGGCCAGGAGGCTGAGGTCACCGAGGTCGGACAGGTCCTCTCGGTTGGTGACGGCATCGCCCGTTGCTATGGCCTCGACAATGTCCAGGCCGGTGAAATGGTGGAGTTCGAATCGGGTGTGCGCGGCATGGCGCTCAACCTCGAGACGGACAACGTCGGCGTTGTGATCTTCGGTTCCGACCGTGAGATCGCCGAAGGCCAGACCGTGAAGCGCACGGGCGCCATCGTGGACGTGCCCGTCGGCAAGGGCCTCCTCGGCCGTGTCGTCGACGCCCTTGGCAACCCGATCGACGGCAAGGGCCCGATCGTGTCCTCCGAGCGTCGCCAGGTCGACGTGAAGGCGCCGGGTATCATTCCGCGCAAGTCCGTGCACGAGCCCATGGCGACCGGCCTCAAGGCGATCGACGCCCTGATCCCGATCGGCCGCGGCCAGCGCGAGCTCATCATCGGCGACCGCCAGACCGGCAAGACCGCCGTCGCGCTCGACACCATCCTCAACCAGAAGTCGCTCAATGTGGCTGGCGCCGACGAGCAGCAGAAGCTCTACTGCGTCTACGTCGCCATCGGCCAGAAGCGCTCCACCGTCGCCCAGTTCGTGAAGGTTCTCGAGGAGCAGGGCGCTCTCGAGTACTCGATCGTCGTGGCGGCCACCGCTTCCGACCCCGCCCCGATGCAGTTCCTGGCGCCGTTCGCTGGCTGCGCCATGGGCGAGTTCTTCCGCGACAACGGCATGCATGCCGTGATCATCTATGACGACCTGTCCAAGCAGGCCGTCGCCTACCGTCAGATGTCGCTTCTGCTGCGCCGCCCGCCGGGCCGCGAGGCTTACCCGGGCGACGTGTTCTACCTGCACTCCCGCCTGTTGGAGCGCGCCGCCAAGATGAGCGATGCGAGCGGCAAGGGATCGCTGACCGCGCTCCCGGTCATCGAGACGCAGGCGAACGACGTGTCGGCCTACATCCCGACCAACGTGATCTCGATCACCGACGGCCAGATCTTCCTTGAGACGGACCTCTTCTACCAGGGTATCCGCCCGGCAGTGAACGTCGGTCTGTCCGTGTCGCGCGTCGGCTCCTCGGCGCAGACGAAGGCGATGAAGAAGGTCGCCGGCAAGATCAAGGGCGAGCTCGCGCAGTATCGCGAAATGGCAGCCTTCGCCCAGTTCGGCTCGGACCTCGACGCGACCACCCAGCGTCTTCTGAACCGCGGCGCGCGCCTCACCGAGCTTCTGAAGCAGGGACAGTTCTCCCCGCTCACCATGGAAGAGCAGGTCGTGGTGATCTACGCCGGCGTGAACGGCTATCTCGATCCGCTGCCGGTCAACCGTGTGCGCGGTTTCGAGGAAGCGCTGCTCGGCGCGGTCCGCACCAAGCATCCGGAGATTCTCGAGGCGATCCGCACCTCTAGGGATCTCTCCGACGACACCGCTGGCAAGCTCAAGGCTGCGGTCGAGGATGTTGCCAAGACGTTCGCGTAA